The Halosimplex litoreum genome has a window encoding:
- the cgi121 gene encoding KEOPS complex subunit Cgi121 translates to MELVEGVATVEDLDAFVARLGAIGDEHDVTVQAFDARYVVDRAHLRRAVALADRALARGENVARDRAVEILLYAAGTRQIDRALALGVDEGERPAVVLVDAGEPEGAASASEEGEGGDAVAAAERAAAAAVRRMDGPGRIEPAETLGAYDADRVREYFEVSDAELDAVEGTLADAVSERVALLDVEK, encoded by the coding sequence ATGGAGCTGGTCGAGGGGGTCGCGACCGTGGAGGACCTGGACGCGTTCGTCGCTCGGCTGGGCGCGATCGGCGACGAGCACGACGTGACGGTCCAGGCGTTCGACGCGCGCTACGTCGTCGACCGCGCGCACCTCCGTCGGGCGGTCGCACTCGCCGACCGGGCGCTCGCCCGCGGCGAGAACGTCGCCCGCGACCGCGCGGTCGAGATCCTGCTGTACGCCGCCGGTACCAGGCAGATCGACCGCGCGCTGGCGCTTGGCGTCGACGAGGGCGAGCGGCCGGCGGTCGTCCTGGTCGACGCCGGCGAACCCGAGGGCGCGGCCAGTGCGTCGGAGGAGGGAGAGGGTGGCGACGCCGTCGCGGCAGCCGAACGGGCAGCGGCTGCGGCCGTCCGTCGGATGGACGGTCCCGGCCGGATCGAGCCCGCGGAGACGCTCGGGGCGTACGACGCCGACCGAGTCCGGGAGTACTTCGAGGTGAGCGACGCGGAACTCGACGCGGTCGAGGGGACGCTGGCCGACGCGGTGAGCGAGCGGGTCGCGCTGCTCGACGTGGAGAAGTGA